From the genome of Nitrosomonas sp. Is79A3:
CTATACTGATCCGATCAAACCGCTACCCCTAGAAGGATCAGACCCGGAAGAGAGAAATAAAATAGAAGAAAAAAGATCCCAGCAGCGGAATAAATGGATGAAATTTGCTTACAGTTTTATGTTGCTATCACTGTTCTTAACTTTCTATCCATTTATTAATCCTCTTTTTAGTTCTTATAAGCAGCCATCTAATAAACAGTCTGAGATTGTATCTGATAAGCCGTCTAAGCCTATATCTGACAAACCATCTGAGATTGCACCTGATAAGCAGTCTAAGCCTATATCTGATAAACCGTCTGAGACTGCATCTGACAAGCAATATCTCAAAACACTTCGTGAACGACCAATTGCTGTATTTATTGGTTGCACCCTGGATAGCGAAGCAAAGAATTTACGTTGCGAGTTCAAAGATAAATCTCAACCACCTGCACCTATTGCACCTACACCTGCACCTGATGCTAAACCAGCACCTGCTACTGCTGGCTCAGCAGCAGCTAGTTTTGGTTATGCATGGGTTATAAACATCGGCGGATATGTAAAAAAATGTACTAATAATGAGGATGAGGATGGTTTCGGAAAGTCAGTTATCTGTGAGGTAAAAGATGGATTGCTTGTTCCGCTCTATTTTATCATTATGGCTTTGATGGGAGGCAGTATCAGCTTGACCAGACGGCTACCCGAACTTCAAAAGCAGGCCGGTTCAGAGCATATCGCCACCGAGAAGCAACCAAAATTATCGCAATACGAATTTCGTGAACATTTGATATTTCAAATGGTGCAATTTATTTCAGCGCCTTTTCTTGCGATTCTTGCGTACTATCTCATTGAACCCAGCAATACGACCAATGCTGTCGTTTTGGCATTTACCGCTGGATTTGCATCAGAAACGATCCTGCTTATGGTGCGATCCATCGCCAATAAGATAACCCCGGAAAACAATGCTGCGCCACAGTACGGTGCTGTTACCGGCGTTGTTACATGGAATGATAAAGATCCTAGCTTAAGAAAGCCTGCTGAGAAAATCGAAGTATCTTTGTCCGGATCACCTCAAATACAATCAATCACTGACGCGCAGGGGTTTTATATACTGGGTAATGTACCAGTTGGAGATCATAGCATCCTATTTACCAGCACGGAGAGCGTGGAAACAAAAGAGATCGTGAAAATTGATCGTGCCCAAGCGATTATTAAAAAGAATATAACCATTGAGAAGAAGGCATAGCCCCGTGTTTCAGGCTCACTTCTAAGCTATTGTGTGAAATGACAGCAGGATTGGGAAATTTACCCTGTAACTAAAGTGCGTAACTAGCGCAAAATCTTGCGTTAGTTACGCACCCCAATCCTTTTTTTGCTAATCAACCATACAACTGCCGCTTCAAGCCGCAACGATTCAATATGATTGCGCTGATTTCCTCAATCGAAATGCGGGTTGTATCCAAATAGGGAATATTGCATAAACGAAACAACGATTCCTGCCACTGAATTTCCCGCTGGCATTGCGCCAGTGAAGCGTATTGGCTATTCGGGCGGCGTTCCTGCCGGATAAAATGTAGTTGGGCGGGGGTCAGCGTCAAACCAAATAATTTGCTTCTGACATTTTCCAATACCTTCGGCAACTGTTGTGAGGACATATCTTCTTCCGTCAGCGGATAATTCGCCGCGGCGATGCCGTATTGCAGTCCCAAATATAGGCAGGTGGGCGTTTTACCGGAACGCGAGACACCGGTCAGAATAATGTCGGCTTCGGCGAAATTCTTCGGATTAACGCCGTCATCATGCGCCAACACGTAATTGATAGCGGCAATCCTTTTGAAATAGGACAAGTGATGTTGCAAGCCATGAGAACGTCCAGCCATGCGGGCAAAGGGCTGGTGCAATTCTTCCTCGATTGAGCGGACAAATGTTTCAAAGAAATCGAATAGGCGACAATTCGCTTGTTTAATGACTTCCAGAATTTCCGGTTTCAGCAAAGTACTAAACACCAAAGGCCGATGTCCGTCGCACTCGGCAGCGTGATTAATCTGCGCTAACACGGCTTGGGCATTCTCGATATCGTCGAGAAAAGGTACGTTGATCGTTTCCCATTCAATACCGTCAAACTGCGTCAGCAAACTGTGCCCGAGTGTTTCCGCAGTAATGCCGGTACGATCGGATAAATAGAAAACCGTGCGTTTTTGCTGCGTCATTGTTTGCCCAGATTTGCCAGATCAAGCCAGGTTTGCATCACCGAATCGGGGTTCAGCGACAGACTGCTGATGCCTTGCTCATAGAGCCAGGCGGCAAAATCAGGATAATCCGAAGGCCCTTGCCCGCAGATACCGATATATTTACCCTGCTTGTGGCAAGCATCAATGG
Proteins encoded in this window:
- a CDS encoding pyruvate, water dikinase regulatory protein, coding for MTQQKRTVFYLSDRTGITAETLGHSLLTQFDGIEWETINVPFLDDIENAQAVLAQINHAAECDGHRPLVFSTLLKPEILEVIKQANCRLFDFFETFVRSIEEELHQPFARMAGRSHGLQHHLSYFKRIAAINYVLAHDDGVNPKNFAEADIILTGVSRSGKTPTCLYLGLQYGIAAANYPLTEEDMSSQQLPKVLENVRSKLFGLTLTPAQLHFIRQERRPNSQYASLAQCQREIQWQESLFRLCNIPYLDTTRISIEEISAIILNRCGLKRQLYG